The genomic window CAAGGACTTATAGACTTAAATACAATAAGTGGCATTAAAATGGTAAGCGGTGCAGTAAAAGCTAGTATCCACCTATTTATCTTAAACTTCGTTTTTACTACATTAGATATTTTAACTCCTGCCAATATAATGGCAATAAATGCAACAAAATAAAATATTCTATACATTCACATCACCCTAGATTATATATTTATTTTCTAAATTCTTCATACATTTTAACCATCTGCTCTATCAAACATTTCTCTGATATAGCTGTCATAAGCTGATCTTGAGCATGTACCATAAGAAGGGACATTTTAATTGATTCTCCATTTAATTCTGTTTGTATAAGTTTAGTTTGAGTATTATGGGCTAAATCCAATTCTTCTTGAGCTTTTTTTAATTTTTCTTGTGCAACTTTTATATGCCCATTTCTGGCTTGTTCCAATGCTTCATATGCTAATGCTCTAGCATCTCCTCCATGTGATATTATATTAAATATTTCTTCTTCCATTGATATTCCCTCCGCTTATGTACTAAAGTCCTTTAAATTGTGGTAAATATTCTTTATTTAATTCAAACAAGTCATGAAGTAATGCTTTTGCAACATCTACTGATGGAACAAGAGGGTGATTTTCAAGAGCTAATAATGCCTTTTTCTTGTCTCCCTTAACTCCAGCCTCTGTAGCTAAAATTTCATAACTCTTAACTGCCTGCATAAGTCCTAATATTTCTGTAGGTAATTCTCCTCTAAGACTAATTGGAGTTGCTCCTCTACTTCCTATAATGCAATTTACTTCTATAACTGAATCATCTGGAATACCTTTTATAGTTCCATTATTTAACGTATTAACAGTATGAATATCGTTTTTGTCATTATATATTGCACTAATAAGTGATACTGCCGCATCTGAATAATAGGCTCCACCTCTCTTTTCTAGTTCCTTAGGCTTTACGTTAAGATCTTTTGATTTGTATAACTCAAATAATCTCTTTTCTATCCCTTGTACTTGTTCTGCTCTTGTACCTTTGTTTGGAGCATTAGCAGCTTCTTTCTCTTCCTCTACCATCCTATCAGTCATGTAATAATATCTATGATATGGACATGGAAGCATTCCTAATGCTCTTATAAATTCAGGATCCCATTTCATATTATATATATTTTTCATATTTAAAACATCGCCATCAAGAAGTTTTTCAAGTACTATGTTTGTCACATCTTTATCCTTAACCCAAACTTTTTTCCCCCATACAAGATGGTTTAATCCTGCAAATTCTATAAATACATCTTTATATGGAACATCAAGCATATCCGCTACGTCCATTTGCATATGAATTGGTACATTACAAAGTCCTATACATTTAACATCAGTATATTTTAATATAGCTTCTGTCACAAGTCCTGAAGGATTTGTAAAATTAATAAGCCATGCATTAGGGCAAAGTTCTTTTATATCTTTGCATATATCAAGTAGTACTGGTATTGTTCTCATAGCTTTAGCAAATCCACCAGGTCCTGTAGTTTCCTGTCCTAACACATCATATTTCAATGGAAATCTTTCATCTCTTGCCCTAGCATTAAGTCCTCCTACTCTAAATTGAGTAACAACAAAGTCTGCATTTTTTAAGGCTTCTTTCCTATCTAATGTTAATACTAACTTAATATTTGCTCCTACCTTTTCAATCATCCTTTTTGCAAGATTTCCTACTATATTAAGTTTCTCCTGACCTTCTTTAATATCTACCATATATATTTCATCTACTGGTAACTCCTCTGCTCTTTTCAAAAATCCCTCAACTATTTCTGGTGTATAACTACTTCCACCGCCAATAACTGCAATTTTTAGTCCTTTCATTAGGTAACGCCTCCATGGGTAAATTTATTTTAAAATAATTGGGAATTACACTGAAAAATAATTCCCAATTTAAGTCTAATTGTTTTAATATAACTAGTTTAAATTAGTTATAACTCTAACTGATTTGAATTACTAGCTGACTGAACATTTGCTTCCTGTTCTTTTATCAGATTCTTTTCATATGCCTTAAAGAATGGATAATAAATTAAAGCTGATATTAAAATGTTTATGCATACAAGAACTATTGCTCTCCAATCTCCACCTGTTGCAAGATATGCCCCTATAGGTGCTGGCAAAGTCCAAGGTGCCAATATAAATGGTCTTGACACAAGGTTTGCAGACATAGCACCCCAAGAAATTAGACATTCTACTAATGGTGCTAAAACAAATGGTATCATAAATAGAGGATTTAACATGATTGGAGCCCCAAATATAACTGGCTCATTTATATTACATATTCCTGGAATTAATGAAGCTTTTCCTATATCCTTCAAATATTTTGACCTGGAAAATACCATCATTACAACAAGTCCTATAGTTGCGCCAGAGCCTCCAATCCAAACAAACCATTGGAAAAATGGTTCAGGAGCTATATTTGGAAGAAGTGTTGCTCCTGATGCATGTGCTTTTGTATTAGCATCTAAAAGAGTAAGCCAAATTGGCCTTGCAACAGTACCAACGATTGAGTCTCCATGTATTCCACATGCCCAAAGTAATGCAACAAGTAAAGTAGGAACAACTGCTCCAGGCAGTGTATTCCCTGCATACACAAGAGGCTGGAATATTTTCATTATAAATTGTTGAATATCAAAGTTTATTATATGTCTTACAATAAATACAGTAATTATAATAACTGCTGCTGGAATTAATGCTGCAAAAGAATTTGCAACAGATTCAGGAACTCCTTCGGGCATTTTTATTGTTAATTTCTTTTCTTTTGTAAATCTAAGTACTTCTACTGCAAATATGGACATTATAATCGCAACAAACATTCCGGATCCACCAAGATTTTCTAGTGGGAGAACCCATCCTAAATCCGGTTTATCCACAGCCACTGGTAAGTTTGTTAAAAGAAAAGCTACAACTGCTAAACTTCCGCCAGATAATTCATTTAGCTTATAAGATTTAGCAAGACTATATCCTATTCCAAAGGCAGCATATAGTGCCATAATACCCATTGTCAACCTATACGGGAACAATATCTTTAATATGTATGGTTTTACAGCTGCTGCCCAAGATGGAACAGGTGGAAAAGCTATGATTAAGAAAAAGCTGCCTACTATTATCATAGGAATAGTTGAAATAATACCATCACGAATTGCTCTCAAATGTCTTTGTTCGGATAATTTAGTCATTGGCGGCAAGAGATACTTCTCGAGCCAGTCAAAAAACGATTTCATTTTTTTACCCCCTTGTATAATATGACTTGTAAATATAGGTACTAACTTATTAAAAGCTCCTTCAGCCATTACTGATAATCTTAAAAATCTAATTATAGAGCTTATAGACTTGATCCTGCACTTAATGATTCTATCGGCTTAGCTTTATCAATGACTATTAACAATATTTATTTTTAGGAAAATAACTTACTAAGCTCGATGAAGAAATTGAACATCACCTAAAAGCTTTTAATCATACCCTGTCCACTATTCATGGCATCGAGCCTGTTATTCCCACTGGTCTTGTATTACTTGTTATCTTTGAAACTTTTTAATTTGCTCTAAAACTTTTGGTGCACCTACTGGAGTGTATCCCATAGGAACTATTAATTCAATTGGTACATTTAATTTTTTTGCTTGAGTTCTAAATACTTCAAGTCTATGTCTTATCTGTGGTGCTATTAATACCAAATCATAGTCTTTTTTAACTTCGTCTTCAAATTCAGAAGTTCCTACAGCTTTGATCTCTAATGGGAAATCTTTCTTATCTGCTTCATTCTTTATTGCCTTAACCACAATAGCACTGGACATTCCTCCCGAACATACCATTAATACTTTCATTTTGTCACCTCCTAAGATTTATCACATTATTATATATAGCAAGACCCATGCCATTCCTTTTAAACGAGCATTTGTAAATGTTGTCATTTTTAGTGTATCAATCAATAATATTTGATACACTAAAAATGATACATTGATTATTAATACATTGATATTCTTTCTGATATACTTACTCAGAGGATGAAAGTTAGAAAAGTAAGATGCTCAATTAGAGGTGCAAATAATTTATCTAAAATATTAGCAGAAAAAGCTAATGTAAGAATATATTCATTAGTATCTGAATTATATGATGAAGTTGTTAGTGTTGAAAAACTAGAAAAGATAACAAAAATAGAGAGGTATAAATACCTCTCCTAATTAACATTCATATTATTTAAAAATTAATAAGTCCAAAATACCGTTGCTCTGATTTTGACACCTATCTCTCAGATAGGTGGGTGTTCTCACAGATGTTTCATTAACCTTGCCAATTTACTTGGTCTTATAGATTTATTCACACCTAAATATTGAACTCCCTTATGCATACTGTAGGTTCAAAATAAGAGCTCCACAAATATTCCAGACATTATATCTATTCTCATATGGAAGGATTGTAATAATTCTTCCATATGAGAATATTATATCAAATTATATATAAAATGCAATATCTATTTATAATTAAATACGCTTTAATTTTAGTAATTATTAGTAAATTACATGTATGTTATTAGCAAATATAACAGTTTTATATACATAATCTTAAATAAGCTTTTTAGTAATACCCTATTTCTGCTTTATTATCAATTATTTGAAGATCATTTTCTTTTATTATATGAATAAGTAACCTTGCATAAATTTTTTCCCCATCTTCATTTTCTATAGTACTATATCCTGATTTTTCTATAGCCTGAGCTTGTTCAATATAATGATTACTTAAAAAAACTCCATATTTTTTATACCTTTGATTTTCACTTAAAAATTTTCCATAATCCTGAAGCGATTTATCTATATCTTTATAAGCTCTAAATTTATCATTTATAACCTTATCATAAAATTCTTTAGTCTCCATAGTTACAGCTTTACCTGTCCAACTTTTATCTGCTTTTATTCCAAATAAATTATTTGCTTTACTTGCTAGTTTAGACTTTCCCCAATTGCTTTCCAATGCTGCTTGAGCTATCGTTACAGAAGGCAATATTTTATATTTTTTATATAGATTAATAGCTTCCGGCGTTAATTTATTAATAAATTTCCTATTTGCAGATCCCTCTTTTAAATTTTTACTAACTAATCCAATATATTTTAATTCTTCTAAATAAGAATATACCTTTTTCTTGTCTTTTTCATTAAAAAAAAGCTTATCTAAAACCTCGTCTATATCTTTTAATCTATACTTACCTTTATCGTTGATAATAAACTTGTTGGCTAACTCTTTTAAATCTTTACTATTTACTTTTGTAAAATCATTTTTATATCTGACTGCATCAATAGCAGCTAGATATTTCCAATTAACTTGAAGTTTCCCCTTACTTACTTCATCAGAAGTATCTATATACAATCTCACATTTATTTTATTTTTGTCTATCTTATTATTAAATATAAAATGACTTGCACCATATAATAAAACTAATATAATTATTAGATATTTAATCCATTTTCTTTTCTTATTATTTTTCGCCATCTCTATTTCTCCCTATAATATTGCATTTTTGTAAAATGAGGAAATTGCATAATTGAGCAAATTGCATAATTACAAATTGAAAATATGGAATGCAAGTTTTGTCCGATGTTTACAACCCTAGATAACGGTTTCTAACCTTCAGTTGGAGCAAAAACTCCACCTGAAGTCAAGAATCCTGTTTATTGTGAGCAGCGCCTTAAAATTTCTCTTTCACTACATTTTAAGCTT from Clostridium sp. MB40-C1 includes these protein-coding regions:
- a CDS encoding PTS lactose/cellobiose transporter subunit IIA, giving the protein MEEEIFNIISHGGDARALAYEALEQARNGHIKVAQEKLKKAQEELDLAHNTQTKLIQTELNGESIKMSLLMVHAQDQLMTAISEKCLIEQMVKMYEEFRK
- a CDS encoding 6-phospho-beta-glucosidase, producing MKGLKIAVIGGGSSYTPEIVEGFLKRAEELPVDEIYMVDIKEGQEKLNIVGNLAKRMIEKVGANIKLVLTLDRKEALKNADFVVTQFRVGGLNARARDERFPLKYDVLGQETTGPGGFAKAMRTIPVLLDICKDIKELCPNAWLINFTNPSGLVTEAILKYTDVKCIGLCNVPIHMQMDVADMLDVPYKDVFIEFAGLNHLVWGKKVWVKDKDVTNIVLEKLLDGDVLNMKNIYNMKWDPEFIRALGMLPCPYHRYYYMTDRMVEEEKEAANAPNKGTRAEQVQGIEKRLFELYKSKDLNVKPKELEKRGGAYYSDAAVSLISAIYNDKNDIHTVNTLNNGTIKGIPDDSVIEVNCIIGSRGATPISLRGELPTEILGLMQAVKSYEILATEAGVKGDKKKALLALENHPLVPSVDVAKALLHDLFELNKEYLPQFKGL
- a CDS encoding PTS sugar transporter subunit IIC; this encodes MKSFFDWLEKYLLPPMTKLSEQRHLRAIRDGIISTIPMIIVGSFFLIIAFPPVPSWAAAVKPYILKILFPYRLTMGIMALYAAFGIGYSLAKSYKLNELSGGSLAVVAFLLTNLPVAVDKPDLGWVLPLENLGGSGMFVAIIMSIFAVEVLRFTKEKKLTIKMPEGVPESVANSFAALIPAAVIIITVFIVRHIINFDIQQFIMKIFQPLVYAGNTLPGAVVPTLLVALLWACGIHGDSIVGTVARPIWLTLLDANTKAHASGATLLPNIAPEPFFQWFVWIGGSGATIGLVVMMVFSRSKYLKDIGKASLIPGICNINEPVIFGAPIMLNPLFMIPFVLAPLVECLISWGAMSANLVSRPFILAPWTLPAPIGAYLATGGDWRAIVLVCINILISALIYYPFFKAYEKNLIKEQEANVQSASNSNQLEL
- a CDS encoding PTS sugar transporter subunit IIB, whose amino-acid sequence is MKVLMVCSGGMSSAIVVKAIKNEADKKDFPLEIKAVGTSEFEDEVKKDYDLVLIAPQIRHRLEVFRTQAKKLNVPIELIVPMGYTPVGAPKVLEQIKKFQR
- a CDS encoding glycoside hydrolase family 73 protein, with product MAKNNKKRKWIKYLIIILVLLYGASHFIFNNKIDKNKINVRLYIDTSDEVSKGKLQVNWKYLAAIDAVRYKNDFTKVNSKDLKELANKFIINDKGKYRLKDIDEVLDKLFFNEKDKKKVYSYLEELKYIGLVSKNLKEGSANRKFINKLTPEAINLYKKYKILPSVTIAQAALESNWGKSKLASKANNLFGIKADKSWTGKAVTMETKEFYDKVINDKFRAYKDIDKSLQDYGKFLSENQRYKKYGVFLSNHYIEQAQAIEKSGYSTIENEDGEKIYARLLIHIIKENDLQIIDNKAEIGYY